In Mixophyes fleayi isolate aMixFle1 chromosome 4, aMixFle1.hap1, whole genome shotgun sequence, the following proteins share a genomic window:
- the POLR2A gene encoding DNA-directed RNA polymerase II subunit RPB1 — protein MHGLPTGDSACPLRLIKRVQFGVLGPDELKRMSVTEGGIKYPETTEGGRPKLGGLMDPRQGVVERTGRCQTCAGNMTECPGHFGHIELAKPVFHVGFLVKTMKVLRCVCFFCSKLLVDANNPKIKDILIKSKGQPKKRLTHVYELCKGKNICEGGEEMDNKFGVEQNEGDEDITKEKGHGGCGRYQPRIRRSGLELNAEWKHVNEDSQEKKILLSPERVHEIFKRITDEECFILGMEPRYARPEWLILTVLPVPPLSVRPAVVMQGSARNQDDLTHKLADIVKINNQLRRNEQNGAAAHVILEDVKLLQFHVATMVDNELPGLPRAMQKSGRPLKSLKQRLKGKEGRVRGNLMGKRVDFSARTVITPDPNLSIDQVGVPRSIAANMTFPEIVTPFNIDRLQELVRRGNSQYPGAKYIIRDNGDRIDLRFHPKPSDLHLQIGYKVERHMCDGDIVIFNRQPTLHKMSMMGHRVRILPWSTFRLNLSVTTPYNADFDGDEMNLHLPQSLETRAEIQELAMVPRMIVTPQSNRPVMGIVQDSLTAVRKFTKRDVFLERGEVMNLLMFLSTWEGKVPQPAILKPRPLWTGKQIFSLIIPGHINCIRTHSTHPDEEDSGPYKHISPGDTKVIVENGELIMGILCKKSLGTSAGSLVHISYLEMGHDTTRLFYSNIQTVINNWLLIEGHTIGIGDSIADAKTYQDIQNTIKKAKQDVIEVIEKAHNNELEPTPGNTLRQTFENQVNRILNDARDKTGSSAQKSLSEYNNFKSMVVSGAKGSKINISQVIAVVGQQNVEGKRIPFGFKHRTLPHFIKDDYGPESRGFVENSYLAGLTPTEFFFHAMGGREGLIDTAVKTAETGYIQRRLIKSMESVMVKYDATVRNSINQVVQLRYGEDGLAGEGVEFQNLATLKPSNKAFEKKFKFDYANERALRRTLQEDVVKEILSNANIQNELEKEFEKMKDDREVLRVIFPTGDSKVVLPCNLLRMIWNAQKIFHINTRMPSDLHPIKVVDGVKELSKKLVIVNGADPLSRQAQENATLLFNIHLRSTLCSRRMVEEFRLSSEAFDWLLGEIESKFNQAIAHPGEMVGALAAQSLGEPATQMTLNTFHYAGVSAKNVTLGVPRLKELINISKKPKTPSLTVFLLGQSARDAERAKDILCRLEHTTLRKVTANTAIYYDPNPQNTVVAEDQEWVNVYYEMPDFDVTRISPWLLRVELDRKHMTDRKLTMEQIAEKINAGFGDDLNCIFNDDNAEKLVLRIRIMNSEENKIQEEEEVVDKMDDDVFLRCIESNMLTDMTLQGIEQISKVYMHLPQTDNKKKIIITEDGEFKALQEWILETDGVSLMRVLSEKDVDPVRTTSNDIVEIFTVLGIEAVRKALERELYHVISFDGSYVNYRHLALLCDTMTCRGHLMAITRHGVNRQDTGPLMKCSFEETVDVIMEAAAHGETDPMKGVSENIMLGQLAPAGTGCFDLLLDAEKCKFGMEIPTNIPGLGAAGPTGMFFGTAPSPMGGMSPAMTPWNQGATPAYGAWSPSLGSGMTPGAAGFSPSAASDASGFSPGYSPAWSPTPGSPGSPGPSSPYIPSPGGAMSPSYSPTSPAYEPRSPGGYTPQSPSYSPTSPSYSPTSPSYSPASPNYSPTSPSYSPTSPSYSPTSPSYSPTSPSYSPTSPSYSPTSPSYSPTSPSYSPTSPSYSPTSPSYSPTSPSYSPTSPSYSPTSPSYSPTSPSYSPTSPSYSPTSPSYSPTSPSYSPTSPSYSPTSPNYSPSSPNYTPTSPSYSPTSPSYSPTSPNYSPTSPSYSPTSPSYSPSSPRYTPQSPSYTPSSPSYSPSSPSYSPTSPKYTPTSPSYSPSSPEYTPTSPKYSPTSPKYSPTSPKYSPTSPTYSPTTPKYSPTSPTYSPTSPVYTPTSPKYSPTSPTYSPTSPKYSPTSPTYSPTSPKGSTYSPTSPGYSPTSPTYSLTSPAISPDDSDEEN, from the exons ATGCACGGTCTGCCCACCGGAGACAGCGCCTGCCCGCTGCGCCTCATTAAGCGGGTTCAGTTCGGCGTTCTAGGCCCGGACGAACTG AAACGCATGTCTGTCACAGAAGGTGGAATTAAATACCCTGAGACAACTGAGGGTGGACGTCCAAAACTCGGGGGATTAATGGACCCTCGACAGGGTGTGGTTGAAAGGACTGGACGATGTCAGACATGTGCAG GAAACATGACTGAGTGTCCGGGGCACTTTGGACACATCGAACTTGCTAAGCCGGTCTTCCACGTGGGCTTTCTGGTAAAGACAATGAAAGTTTTACGGTGTGTCTGCTTTTTCTGCTCCAAACTGTTGGTCGATGCG AATAATCCCAAAATTAAAGACATTCTGATTAAATCCAAAGGCCAGCCTAAAAAGCGTCTAACGCACGTGTACGAGCTCTGCAAAGGGAAAAACATCTGTGAAGGTGGAGAAGAAATGGACAATAAGTTTGGTGTGGAACAGAACGAAGGAGATGAGGACATTACGAAGGAGAAG GGTCATGGTGGTTGTGGCCGATACCAGCCTCGTATCCGGCGTTCTGGGCTGGAGTTGAATGCGGAGTGGAAACATGTGAATGAAGACTCCCAGGAAAAGAAGATTCTGCTGAGTCCAGAGCGGGTGCATGAAATCTTCAAACGTATCACAGATGAAGAATGTTTCATTCTTGGCATGGAGCCGCGTTATGCACGGCCTGAGTGGCTCATTCTAACTGTCCTGCCAGTGCCCCCGCTGTCTGTGCGACCTGCTGTGGTCATGCAAGGGTCAGCCAGAAACCAG GATGATCTGACTCATAAACTGGCTGATATTGTGAAGATTAACAACCAGCTGAGACGTAATGAACAGAACGGAGCTGCAGCGCATGTCATTTTAGAGGATGTGAAACTACTGCAGTTCCATGTGGCAACAATGGTGGATAATGAGTTACCGGGACTACCCCGG GCAATGCAAAAGTCTGGTCGCCCCCTTAAGTCTCTTAAGCAGCGGTTAAAGGGGAAGGAGGGACGTGTCCGAGGAAACCTGATGGGGAAACGTGTTGATTTCTCTGCTAGGACAGTTATTACACCTGACCCAAACCTTTCCATTGACCAAGTTGGAGTTCCAAGGTCGATTGCTGCAAACATGACCTTCCCAGAGATTGTGACCCCATTCAACATTGATCG GCTACAAGAGTTGGTGCGCCGTGGAAACAGTCAGTATCCGGGAGCCAAGTACATTATTAGAGATAACGGGGATCGAATTGACCTGCGATTCCACCCGAAACCCAGTGACCTGCATCTACAGATAGGTTATAAG GTTGAGCGACATATGTGTGATGGGGATATAGTCATCTTCAACAGACAGCCCACATTGCACAAGATGTCTATGATGGGACACAGAGTCCGTATCCTGCCATGGTCTACGTTCCGACTCAACCTCAG TGTCACCACTCCATATAATGCTGACTTTGATGGGGATGAGATGAATCTACACCTTCCACAGTCTCTGGAGACTCGGGCAGAGATTCAGGAGCTGGCAATGGTGCCCCGTATGATTGTCACTCCTCAGTCCAACAGGCCTGTCATGGGTATTGTGCAGGACTCCCTGACTGCTGTGCGCAAATTCACCAAGAGAGACGTATTTTTAGAAAGG GGGGAGGTTATGAATTTGCTCATGTTTCTCTCCACCTGGGAAGGCAAGGTTCCTCAGCCGGCCATCTTGAAGCCTCGTCCTCTTTGGACAGGAAAGCAGATTTTTTCTCTTATCATTCCGGGACACATTAATTGTATCCGGACTCACAGCACCCATCCGGATGAAGAAGACAGTGGCCCCTATAAGCACATTTCTCCAGGAGACACAAAG GTCATTGTAGAGAATGGAGAGTTGATTATGGGAATTTTGTGCAAGAAATCACTGGGGACATCGGCTGGATCGTTGGTGCACATTTCATACCTGGAAATGGGTCATGATACAACTCGTCTGTTCTATTCAAACATCCAGACTGTCATCAATAACTGGCTCCTGATAGAAG GACACACTATTGGAATTGGAGACTCTATTGCTGATGCAAAGACTTACCAGGACATCCAGAACACCATCAAAAAAGCCAAGCAAGATGTGATAGAG GTTATTGAAAAGGCACATAACAATGAGTTGGAGCCCACACCTGGAAACACCTTACGTCAGACATTCGAGAATCAAGTCAACCGAATCCTAAATGATGCCAGAGATAAAACTGGTTCATCTGCACAGAAATCACTATCTGAGTATAACAACTTCAAGTCCATGGTGGTGTCAGGAGCCAAGGGATCAAAGATTAATATCTCCCAG GTCATTGCTGTCGTCGGCCAACAGAACGTGGAGGGTAAGCGCATCCCCTTTGGATTCAAGCATCGAACACTCCCTCATTTCATCAAGGATGATTACGGCCCAGAGAGCAGGGGCTTTGTGGAGAACTCCTACCTTGCTGGCCTCACTCCAACAGAGTTTTTCTTCCATGCCATGGGAGGAAGAGAAGGTCTTATTGACACAGCTGTGAAAACTGCCGAGACTG GTTACATCCAGCGACGTCTGATCAAATCTATGGAGTCTGTTATGGTTAAGTACGATGCTACAGTACGAAATTCCATAAATCAGGTGGTACAGCTGCGTTATGGGGAGGATGGACTGGCTGGAGAGGGGGTTGAATTCCAGAATTTGGCTACACTGAAACCCTCCAACAAAGCTTTTGAAAAGAA GTTTAAGTTTGATTATGCCAACGAGCGTGCTTTGAGAAGGACATTGCAGGAAGATGTTGTGAAAGAGATTCTCAGCAATGCCAACATTCAGAATGAACTAGAGAAGGAATTTGAGAAGATGAAGGACGATAGAGAGGTTCTGAGGGTCATTTTCCCCACTGGTGACAGCAAG GTGGTTCTTCCATGTAATCTCCTGAGGATGATTTGGAATGCGCAGAAGATATTCCACATTAACACTCGGATGCCCTCAGATCTGCATCCTATCAAAGTGGTTGATG GTGTCAAGGAGCTCAGTAAGAAGCTGGTGATTGTAAATGGGGCCGATCCTTTGAGTCGACAAGCGCAGGAAAATGCCACCCTCCTGTTTAACATCCATCTTCGCTCAACGCTGTGCAGCCGGAGGATGGTGGAGGAGTTCAGGCTGAGTTCTGAGGCCTTTGACTGGCTGCTAGGGGAGATTGAGTCCAAGTTCAACCAGGCTATT GCTCATCCAGGTGAGATGGTAGGAGCACTGGCCGCTCAGTCTCTGGGAGAGCCAGCCACTCAGATGACCCTGAACACCTTCCATTATGCCGGTGTCTCAGCCAAAAACGTCACTCTGGGAGTCCCACGTCTGAAAGAGCTGATCAATATTTCCAAGAAACCAAAGACTCCTTCTCTGACTGTCTTCTTGTTGGGCCAGTCTGCTCGGGATGCAGAAAGGGCAAAG GATATTCTGTGCCGCTTGGAGCACACAACACTGCGTAAGGTTACTGCCAATACAGCCATTTATTACGATCCAAATCCACAAAATACAGTGGTGGCAGAAGACCAAGAATGGGTAAATGTCTACTATGAAATGCCAGACTTTGATGTGACTAGAATCTCCCCCTGGCTGCTTCGTGTGGAGCTGGACCGAAAACACATGACTGATCGGAAACTGACCATGGAGCAGATCGCTGAGAAAATAAACGCTG gttttggaGATGATCTTAATTGCATATTTAATGACGATAATGCTGAAAAACTAGTTCTGAGAATCCGTATTATGAACAGTGAGGAGAACAAGATACAGGAG GAAGAAGAGGTTGTTGACAAGATGGATGATGACGTTTTCTTGCGTTGTATCGAGTCTAACATGCTGACAGACATGACTCTGCAGGGGATTGAGCAGATCAGCAAG GTCTACATGCACTTGCCTCAGACTGACAACAAAAAGAAGATCATTATTACAGAAGACGGAGAGTTCAAGGCTCTACAGGAGTGGATCCTGGAGACAGATGGAGTCAGTCTGATGCGGGTCTTGAGTGAGAAAGACGTTGATCCTGTGAGGACCACATCAAATGACATTGTGGAGATATTCACA GTCCTTGGAATAGAGGCTGTCAGGAAAGCTCTAGAAAGAGAATTGTACCACGTCATCTCCTTTGATGGATCCTATGTAAACTATCGCCACTTGGCACTTCTGTGTGACACAATGACTTGTAGAGGACATTTGATGGCCATCACACGTCATGGGGTCAACAggcaggacacaggaccacttaTGAAGTGTTCCTTTGAAGAGACG GTCGATGTCATTATGGAAGCTGCAGCACACGGTGAAACCGATCCCATGAAGGGGGTGTCTGAGAATATTATGTTGGGACAGTTGGCCCCAGCTGGAACCGGCTGCTTTGACCTTTTACTGGATGCTGAGAAATGTAAATTTGGGATGGAAATTCCTACAAATATCCCAGGTCTTGGAGCTGCAGGAC cAACTGGAATGTTTTTTGGAACAGCCCCAAGCCCAATGGGGGGTATGTCACCAGCTATGACCCCATGGAACCAGGGTGCTACACCAGCATATGGCGCATGGTCCCCAAGTCTAG GAAGTGGTATGACCCCTGGAGCTGCTGGCTTCTCTCCCAGTGCAGCTTCTGATGCCAGTGGCTTCAGTCCAGGATATTCCCCTGCATGGTCTCCCACTCCTGGCTCACCTGGATCCCCGGGACCGTCAAGTCCCTACATTCCTTCCCCAG GTGGTGCAATGTCACCAAGTTattcccccacctctcctgcttATGAGCCAAGAAGTCCTGGAGGATACACCCCTCAAAGTCCTAGTTACTCCCCCACTTCACCTTCCTACAGTCCGACTTCCCCCTCATATTCTCCTGCAAGCCCTAATTATAGCCCCACCTCTCCAAGCTATTCCCCCACCTCTCCTAGCTATTCTCCTACAAGTCCTAGTTATTCTCCAACATCTCCCAGTTATAGCCCAACAAGCCCAAGTTACAGCCCTACTTCTCCAAGCTATTCCCCAACGTCTCCCAGCTATTCTCCTACATCTCCCAGCTATTCTCCAACATCTCCCAGTTACAGCCCAACATCTCCCAGTTACTCGCCCACAAGTCCCAGTTATTCGCCCACTTCTCCTAGTTACTCGCCTACGTCTCCCAGTTATTCTCCCACAAGCCCCAGTTACTCGCCCACTTCTCCCAGTTATTCTCCTACATCACCATCATACAGTCCAACATCTCCCTCCTACTCCCCAACCTCTCCTAACTACTCACCATCTTCTCCAAATTACACACCCACTTCTCCAAGTTACAGTCCCACTTCTCCCAGTTACAGCCCTACCTCTCCAAATTATAGCCCCACGAGCCCAAGTTATTCACCAACATCCCCCAGTTACTCTCCTTCCAGCCCGCGTTACACGCCACAATCTCCAAGCTATACTCCCAGTTCGCCCAGCTACAGCCCCAGTTCACCCAGTTACTCCCCAACAAGCCCAAAATACACACCCACAAGCCCTTCTTACAGTCCAAGCTCCCCAGAGTACACTCCGACTTCTCCCAAGTATTCTCCGACTTCTCCCAAATACTCGCCAACTTCTCCCAAGTACTCGCCAACCTCCCCCACTTATTCTCCAACAACACCCAAGTACTCCCCTACATCACCAACTTATTCCCCAACCTCCCCTGTCTATACTCCTACTTCCCCCAAATACTCTCCTACTTCCCCTACTTATTCACCAACCTCTCCCAAGTATTCGCCAACTTCACCTACTTACTCTCCAACCAGTCCAAAGGGCTCCACTTACTCTCCTACATCACCTGGATACAGTCCAACGTCGCCCACATACAGTCTTACAAGTCCAGCTATCAGTCCAGATGATAGCGATGAAGAGAACTGA